The region GCCGCCGTATCCGCCAGGGCTGAGCCACTCATGCTGGCCATCAACACCGCAGCACCAATCGCCACAAAGCCCAGTCCGCCGCGAATGTGACCAACCCAGGCTTGCGCCATGCTGATGATGCGTTGGCTGATGCCACCCGCATTCATCAGTTCACCCGCCAAAATAAAGAACGGTACCGCCAACAGCGGAAAACTATCCACCCCCGCCACCAGGTTTTGCGCCAGCAGTTGGGTGTCCCAAAACTCAAGCACCCAGGCCATGCCTGCGCCAGTGAGTACCAGCGCCATGGCCATGTTCATGCCTATACCCATCAGGGCCAGCATGCCGACGGTGAAAACAATAAATGCCAAACCTTCGTTGCTCATGTTTTACTCCACATCTGTGCCGTGACCCAAGTCCAGCGGTGTCCGTTTAACCAATTCAATCAAAGCCATGAGGCCAATCGCCAAAGCACATAACAGTGCCGGAAGCGGCAACAAGGCGGTGGGATACCGCAGCACGACCGAATAACTGTCCAAACCCACCACCACCTGCTGCCAGGCACCCCAGCCAATCAGGCTGCAAGCCAGCACCACCAGACATCGAATCAACAAGGTGAGCGCCATCATCAGTTGGGGATGCTTGTGCAAACCGGCCACCAGACTGGTGAACGCCATGTGTTCGCCGGCGGGATAGGCCGCCGTGGCACCGATAAAAACCATCCAGACAAACAGCAACCTTGAAAGCTCTTCACTGGCTGCGATACCACTGCCAAAACCGTAGCGCAGAACCACATTCACAAACACCGATACCGCCATGACACCCAGGCAGACAGCCATGGCAGTTTGGCTCCATCGGGTGAACAGCGATGGTTTGCGGGAAGTGTCAAGCGTCGTTCTCATGCGACCTCCTTGGTTTGTAACCAGGTGCTTACCTGCTGCTGCAATTGCATCAGGGGTTGTGTGGCATCCAGGGTCAACACCCTTGGCTCCGCGCTGGGCACTTCCAGCGTGGCAAATTGGCTGTCTACCAAATTGGTGGAGAAAAAATGCTCATGAGCGCGCGCCAACACCCGCGCCTGTGCTTGCTCACGACTGATGTCCAGAAACGCAAAATGCAACTCAGGGCAAGCCTGGCGCAATCGGTTGCGGTAAGCACGCTTCAAAGCCGAACAGGTCAGCACCACCCCTTGTGGATGCGCCATCAATTGCTGCGCCAGGGTATCCAGCCAGCCCGCACGGTCAGCATCGGTCAGGGCAATCCCCTGACTCATCTTGGCACGGTTGCTTTCGCCATGAAAGTCGTCGCCTTCAATCAGCGGCAAGCCTTGCGCCTGAGCCAGTGTGTGCCCCAAGCTGGATTTGCCGCAACCGGCCACGCCCATGATCACAATGGAAGGATTCATTTGGTTAATGGATAGCGCTATCCAAGTCAGTTAAATAAAAAGACAAGTCACGACCAAAATCCGTTGAGCTGAGCGTTGTATACGCCACAATTCAGAAACTTTGGGCTTGACCTTGTCGTTCGGATAGCGCTATCCTACACCCAAGCTTCGTTTCAAAAATAAGTATTTACCCCTATGCCGACTGCCAAACCATCTCCCCGATCCCGCGCCACTGGCCGTGTCACTCTGGCAGATGTGGCTCGTGCTGCGGGGGTCAGCCCTATCACCGTGTCGCGGGCGCTGCGCGGCGAGCGTGCGGTGGATGCCGAATTGGTGGCCCGGGTGCAGGCTGCTGCCACCGACCTGGGTTATGTGCCCGACCCCGCAGCACG is a window of Rhodoferax lithotrophicus DNA encoding:
- a CDS encoding TRAP transporter small permease subunit: MRTTLDTSRKPSLFTRWSQTAMAVCLGVMAVSVFVNVVLRYGFGSGIAASEELSRLLFVWMVFIGATAAYPAGEHMAFTSLVAGLHKHPQLMMALTLLIRCLVVLACSLIGWGAWQQVVVGLDSYSVVLRYPTALLPLPALLCALAIGLMALIELVKRTPLDLGHGTDVE
- a CDS encoding gluconokinase, yielding MNPSIVIMGVAGCGKSSLGHTLAQAQGLPLIEGDDFHGESNRAKMSQGIALTDADRAGWLDTLAQQLMAHPQGVVLTCSALKRAYRNRLRQACPELHFAFLDISREQAQARVLARAHEHFFSTNLVDSQFATLEVPSAEPRVLTLDATQPLMQLQQQVSTWLQTKEVA